One part of the Anopheles coustani chromosome 2, idAnoCousDA_361_x.2, whole genome shotgun sequence genome encodes these proteins:
- the LOC131267491 gene encoding histone chaperone asf1 → MAKVHITNVVVLDNPSSFLNPFQFELTFECIEELKEDLEWKMIYVGSAESEAFDQVLDTIYVGPVPEGRHIFVFQADPPNVSRIPEQDAVGVTVVLLTCSYRGQEFVRVGYFINNEYSDPELRENPPPKPLFHKMTRNILASKPRVTRFKINWDDAPANGVAGGPSNGLMDGEEVPADEMTTNGGTDDHQMDAGSESNSLHPPELVHDENSIAMPPTEMPEFNENSNSLAMEC, encoded by the coding sequence ATGGCAAAGGTGCACATAACCAACGTTGTGGTGCTGGACAATCCTAGCAGCTTCCTGAACCCGTTCCAGTTCGAGCTTACGTTCGAGTGCATCGAAGAGCTGAAGGAGGACCTGGAATGGAAGATGATCTACGTAGGATCTGCCGAATCGGAAGCGTTCGATCAGGTTCTGGACACCATCTACGTCGGCCCGGTACCGGAAGGTCGGCACATCTTTGTGTTCCAGGCAGACCCCCCGAACGTAAGCCGCATCCCGGAGCAGGATGCGGTCGGTGTAACGGTGGTGTTGCTGACCTGCTCCTACCGTGGGCAAGAGTTTGTCCGTGTCGGCTATTTCATCAACAACGAGTACTCCGACCCGGAGCTGCGTGAGAACCCGCCTCCGAAACCACTGTTTCATAAAATGACCCGCAACATCCTGGCGTCAAAGCCGCGCGTTACCCGCTTCAAGATTAACTGGGATGACGCACCGGCGAACGGAGTGGCCGGCGGACCCTCGAACGGGCTGATGGACGGTGAGGAGGTACCGGCTGATGAGATGACGACGAACGGTGGCACCGATGATCACCAGATGGATGCCGGGTCAGAAAGCAACTCGCTCCACCCGCCGGAACTGGTGCACGACGAGAACAGCATCGCTATGCCACCGACGGAAATGCCTGAATTCAACGAAAACTCCAACTCGCTCGCGATGGAATGCTGA
- the LOC131267492 gene encoding nucleoside-triphosphatase THEP1, giving the protein MAVILVTGMPGVGKTTIVRRIGDELGRRNVPIAGFYTEEVRNSTSGERIGFDVVTFSGQRAPLAKIQTGQTRPQGPTVGRYSVCLKEFESLAIAALDKRHQQSSDGMLLLDEIGKMELKSRAFQESMQAIVGEVAAKKLRFVATIPLKSTGIDLIERLKLVPGCLLFHVKPSNRDAMYEQIKDACLSVVSK; this is encoded by the exons ATGGCCGTGATCTTGGTGACCGGCATGCCTG GAGTCGGAAAAACGACCATCGTGCGACGCATTGGAGACGAATTGGGTCGACGTAACGTTCCCATCGCCGGGTTCTACACGGAAGAAGTACGTAACTCAACGTCCGGCGAGCGGATCGGGTTCGACGTGGTGACATTCAGTGGCCAGCGGGCCCCACTAGCAAAGATTCAAACTGGCCAAACACGACCGCAGGGTCCCACCGTCGGTCGGTATTCCGTTTGCTTAAAGGAGTTTGAGTCACTTGCCATCGCTGCCCTGGACAAACGCCATCAGCAATCCAGCGACGGAATGCTTCTGTTGGACGAAATAGGCAAAATGGAGCTCAAATCGCGCGCTTTCCAGGAGAGTATGCAAGCGATTGTCGGCGAGGTGGCGGCAAAGAAGCTGCGGTTTGTTGCCACCATTCCGCTGAAATCGACCGGGATCGATCTAATCGAACGGCTAAAACTTGTCCCCGGATGCCTTCTGTTTCATGTGAAACCATCGAACCGGGACGCAATGTACGAACAAATAAAAGATGCCTGCCTAAGCGTGGTATCGAAGTGA
- the LOC131267490 gene encoding DNA-directed RNA polymerase III subunit RPC5: protein MEDEDDPVVEEIPVHLSKTLADNLFLLQYPVKSSATSFDDVRVVNCCVKPINQQIKIDYELDSGSTNYDSFKGEQFALAADGRHGRDKLPKVTFRSGTMDKQSFLSTKPIEDVSRYLVCVLQDGEMHATPLKGIVSMRQMFSYFDKQDNRTKAEQKAEQDADGVAEEEELTQVTVKFARTENEKVRKAREKSFTYLAKRESEEPWCEAFWHEKQSSAAELERQKLFGGSASASASGSFGRVDPDSAALNVHPVEYMDMLISKEKTDRNIDRLLPSRVVCMHKLNELPLLEQLKVILTDAKVVTFQQILRLISDRTVPAEKVLRLLPQVGWLIRGNWVVQSEYIYPEGSVSGTNGVSAEQMCKARDYILYRFTKCDKLERHHLTSITQLPMEEIREILCSIAKLNAATRTWSMLLPPNDNFLSVDEQEISDRQSAFWLARSEKFSEMEQTSSTAGGGSTTKRVRKRSTRDSGGSGLTVPTATVAGSATATTTASSSSSSSTLSRQLSNG from the exons atggaagatgaagatgatccCGTCGTGGAAGAG ATTCCGGTGCATCTGTCGAAAACGCTAGCTGACAATTTGTTTCTACTGCAATATCCCGTCAAATCTTCCGCGACCAGCTTCGATGACGTTCGGGTCGTGAATTGTTGCGTCAAACCGATAAATCAACAG ATCAAGATCGACTATGAACTGGATTCTGGCTCGACCAACTATGACTCCTTCAAAGGGGAACAGTTTGCGCTTGCCGCGGACGGCAGGCACGGGCGGGACAAGTTGCCAAAGGTAACGTTCCGCAGTGGCACGATGGACAAGCAGTCCTTTCTGAGCACGAAACCGATCGAGGACGTCAGCCGGTATCTGGTGTGTGTGCTGCAGGACGGTGAGATGCATGCGACCCCGCTCAAGGGCATCGTGTCCATGCGCCAGATGTTTTCCTATTTCGACAAGCAGGACAATCGGACCAAAGCGGAGCAGAAAGCTGAGCAGGACGCGGACGGGGTcgccgaggaggaggagctAACGCAGGTGACGGTCAAGTTCGCCCGGACCGAGAACGAGAAGGTGCGGAAGGCACGTGAGAAATCCTTCACCTACCTGGCAAAGAGGGAATCGGAAGAGCCCTGGTGTGAAGCATTCTGGCACGAGAAGCAGTCCTCTGCGGCGGAGTTGGAACGGCAAAAACTGTTCGGTGGAAGCGCTAGTGCCAGTGCCAGCGGGTCGTTCGGTCGTGTCGATCCGGACAGTGCGGCCCTAAATGTGCACCCCGTGGAGTACATGGATATGCTTATCAGTAAGGAGAAGACGGACCGCAACATTGACCGGCTGCTGCCAAGTAGAGTGGTGTGTATGCACAAGCTGAACGAGCTCCCGTTGCTGGAACAACTGAAAGTCATTCTGACCGATG CGAAGGTAGTTACGTTTCAGCAAATCTTAAGGCTTATTTCCGACCGAACCGTGCCGGCCGAAAAGGTTCTCCGGCTGCTGCCCCAGGTTGGATGGCTGATCCGAGGGAACTGGGTCGTGCAGTCCGAGTACATCTATCCGGAGGGGAGCGTGTCCGGTACGAACGGGGTGTCCGCCGAGCAGATGTGCAAAGCGCGCGACTATATCCTGTACCGCTTTACGAAATGTGATAAACTTGAGCGGCACCATCTGACCAGCATCACCCAGCTGCCGATGGAGGAGATCCGCGAGATCTTGTGCTCGATCGCGAAGCTGAACGCGGCCACACGCACCTGGAGCATGCTACTGCCACCAAACGATAACTTTCTAAGCGTCGACGAGCAGGAGATCAGTGACCGCCAGAGCGCTTTCTGGTTGGCCCGATCGGAAAAGTTCAGCGAGATGGAGCAGACCAGCTCGACGGCCGGAGGAGGCTCGACAACGAAGCGTGTGAGGAAACGGTCCACTCGCGATAGTGGCGGAAGTGGCTTGACGGTACCTACCGCAACCGTTGCTGGAAGTGCTACCGCCACGACAACAgcttcttcctcctcgtcctcctctACGCTTTCCCGGCAACTCTCGAACGGATGA